A segment of the Pseudomonadota bacterium genome:
CCCGGCGCAATATTGCTTTTACTCAGCACCTCCATCTGGGCATCACTTATCAGACCTTCATTGGTTTATCACCAGCAGGAACTCCAAACCGGTGGTTTCTTCGGCCACCTGATGTCAAAGTTTTTTCTCTTTTACCTGAGCATGGTTGGCACTTGCCTGATCATGTTGATCATATTTTCCCTGGCCATTATTGTCACCACCCATATATCACCATTAAAATTAATGGCTGTTATCGCCGAAGGTTTTTTGCAGGCCGGCCTGGCTCTCAGCAGCTCATCCCTGGCTCTGGCAAAATGGGCGGGCAATCTTTTTGGAAGCAGGCAAACCCCGGATAGACAAAAAAAGAACCACGCAAAAAAACCACGCATCAAGGTAGAAAAGCAATCAAAAACCAAGGGCATAAAGGATGAAATCCTGCAGCAGGAAGTTTTACCGTTCTTTCATGAATCAGGAAAAGTCAGTCTTCCCCGGGTTTCCATTCTGAATGACCCACCCGCTGACAAAAAGATCTCCCATGACAAAAAAAGCCTTTTTATGAACTCCCAGATCCTGGAAAAAAAGTTATTGGACTACGGGGTGGAAGGCGAGGTAACCGAGGTTATTCCCGGTCCAGTGGTTACCATGTTTGAATTCAAACCGGCCGCCGGAACCAAGTTGAGCAAAATTGCTTCCCTGGCTGATGATCTGGCCCTGGCTCTCAGCGCTTTATCGGTTCGCATCATCGCCCCGATTCCGGGGAAATCCGTGGTCGGCATTGAAATACCCAACCTGGAGCGGGAAAATGTCTACTTCAAGGAACTGATCACCTCAACCGCTTTTCAGGATACCAAATCACCGTTACCACTGGCCCTGGGAAAAGATATCGGCGGCAGTCCTTTTGTCACTGATTTAACCAAAATGCCACACCTGCTGATTGCCGGATCGACCGGTTCCGGAAAAAGTGTGGCCATCAACAGCATGATCTGCAGCATTCTCTTCAAGGCTCCACCCGAACAGGTCAGGTTCATCCTGGTGGACCCGAAGATGCTTGAACTTTCCGTTTATGACAATATTCCCAACCTGCTCCTGCCGGTGGTCACCAATCCCAAACGGGCCGCTGCCGCCCTGCGCTGGGCGGTTGAAGAAATGGAACACCGATACACCCTGATGTCGGAATCCGGCACCAGGAATATTAACAGCTATAACCGACTGGCCAGGAAAAACGCCAGGCAGCATGACAAAGAAGATGGCCTGCAGACCGAAATATTACCTTATATCGTCATTGTTATTGATGAGCTGGCAGATTTGATGATGATTGCCGCCAAGGAAGTGGAGAGCTCCATTACCAGGTTGGCCCAGATGGCCCGGGCAGCAGGCATCCACCTGATCCTGGCCACCCAGCGGCCATCGGTTGATGTCATCACCGGTCTGATTAAAGCCAACTTCCCGGCCCGGATCTCTTTCCGGGTATCGTCCAAGATAGATTCCCGCACTATTCTTGACTCCATGGGGGCGGAACACCTGCTGGGCAACGGCGATATGCTCTTCCTGCAGCCCGGTTCAGGAACCTCGAATTTTACCCGCCTGCATGGCGCTTTCCTCAGCGATAAAGAAATTCGTCAAATCACCGATTTCCTCAAGAAACAGGGACAACCATTACATGATGACGACCTGTTGAAAGAGCAGGAAGAAGAACTCTCTAAATCACGAAAAGAGCGGGCAAAATCATCCTTTGATGGCGACAGGGAGCAGGAGGGGGAAGAAGAATACGATGAGCTTTATGACCAGGCCGTAGCTTTTGTAACCGAGGTAAAAACGGCCTCCGCCTCACTGATTCAGCGTAAGTTCCGTATCGGCTACAACCGGGCGGCCCGGATTATTGAAAGCATGGAAAGAGAAGGTGTTATTGGGCCGGCGGAAGGCAGTAAACCACGAAAAGTGCTTGTCGGAAAGCTGTAGACAACCTACAGAAGAATTGCCAGAAACATGGTAGACATATTAAAGAAAAATTTTGGCGGTGAACCACCACGCAGATAGATATCATCAGTGATCCGAGTCAGAATCCTGGCCATGATAACCTCATAACCCATATTGATATAACCATCATCACCTGCCTCGTTAGTGCAGAACAGCAAACGGCCATCCTCATCCCGATAAACCTTTAAACGCCAGTTCACCTGACTGATATTACGATAAAGCTGCTGCAGGTTCTCCAGCGATACCTGCAAACTGCTGAGCAGGACTTCATCTTTCTCCTGATAGGTTTCCCTGATACTTTTCATCAACCCCAGGCTGAGCAGAAACACCCGGTCCGGACACTGCGGCTCTTTGGCAAAAGCCTCGGTCAGGATTTCATGGGACGGCAATTTTCTGTACCGGGGAAACGGCAATTTTCCAGCTTTATAAATCCCCTGGACTTTGTCTTCCCGAGCTTTCAAATCCGGTTCATATTTAGGATTTTTGGCATAAAGGCGGCAGGTAAACTTCTCCAGCTCTTTATAATGTTCCTCGAGATGATAGGCAAGTAACTTGGCATCGGTGGGGATGACGGCTTCACTCAGGGAGCTCCTGGAACCAAGAAAACCCTTGCTGCAGCCGGCCAGCAGCAACAGGAAAAATCCCAGGCAGGCAAATTCAAATAGTGATTTTAAGCCGCCCGATTTTTGCGATGCCATAAAATCCTTATATTTCATCGCCGGGAAAAGCGAATAAAATCATAATAATTCCCTGACTTTGGCCAATGCCTGATCAAGATTATCGGCTTGCGGACCACCGGCCTGGGCCAGCTCCGGCCGCCCACCTCCCTTGCCGCCGACCACGGCAGCCAATTTCTTGATGATATTCCCTGCCTGATAGCGCTGCTGCAGGGAAGCTGCCACGTAGGCAATCATCAGGGCCTTCCCGGCCACCTTGGCTCCAAGCACAATAATACCCTCAGGATTCTTCTGCTTATAAACATCCATTATCTGACGCATCTCTTTGGGATCATCACAATCAACCCGGGAAACCAGCAAAGAAATACCATTTACTATTTCCACCTTTCCGCCCGGCCCGGACAGTCCGGCAACCGGCCCGGCTCTAAGTTTTTCTTTCAGGCTGCTGATCTCTTTATGCTGTTCCTTCACCTGTTCCTGCAGACGGTGAACCTTATCCGGCAGGGCGGCAACCGCGGCCCCTTTCAGTAACGCGGCCAGATCCCGAAGGATCTTTTCTTCATCATTGATATAACGACAGGCTTCCATGCCGGCATAAGCTTCAATCCGCCGCACCCCGGCCGCAATCCCGCCTTCTGATATTATCTTGAAAAAACCAATATCGCCGGTCCGGGAGACATGCGTTCCTCCACATAATTCTCTACTGGCATCGCCCATGGAAACCATCCGGACCTGTTCACCATATTTTTCCCCGAAAATGGCCATGGCTCCCTGATCAACCGCCTCTTCCATACTGGTAATTTCCGTGCTTACCGGCAGGTTGGCCATAATTTCCTGGTTAACCAGCGCCTCCACCCGGTCGAGCTCATCGCGGGTAAGGGCAGCAAAATGGCTAAAATCAAAGCGCAGGCGTTCAGCGGTAACCAATGAACCTGACTGTTTTACATGTTCCCCCAGCACCGCCTGCAACTTGGCCTGTAAAAGATGGGTTACTGAATGATGCCGTTGGATTGCCAGCCTTTCCTGCTTTTCAACCGTCAAGGCACAGGAATCCCCCAACGACACCGTACCTTCTTTAACCACGGCGTGGTGGACGATAAAATTGTCCAGCGGTTTGGTGGTCGAGGTAATCTGCAGGCTGAAATCATCACCGACTCCCTTGCCCTGGTCACCTACCTGACCGCCGGATTCACCATACAAAGGGGTCCGGTCAAAAACTATTTCAATCTTCTGGCCGCCAGTGGCCCGGGAAACCTGCTCACCATCTTTCAGAATCAACAATATCTTACCACTATCCTGGAAGCGATCATAACCAGTGAAGGTGCTCTTGACTCCCTCCTGGAACATTTTTTTGTACACCTCTCCCACCGCTTCTTCCCCGGAGCCTTTCCAGGATTGACGGGATTTCTCCTGCTGGACCAGCATCTGGGCATCAAAACCGGCCATATCCAGAGTCACCTGCTCTTTGGTAACAATATCTTCGGTCAAATCAACCGGAAAACCATAGGTATCATAGAGTTTAAAAATCACCTCACCGGGAAGTATTGTTTCCTGCTTTTGCCGCAACTGCTCCAGTTCATCGTCCAGCATTTTCAGGCCGCGATCGAGAGTTTCACCAAAGCGTTCTTCCTCATTTCTGATCACCCGGGTAACAAATGGCAGTGATTCCATCAGCTCCGGATAGGCACCCCGCATCTGCTTGGCCACCGTTTCTGCCAGATGATAGAGAAAAGGCTGGTCAATTCCCAGCAGTTTGCCATGGCGGGCCGCCCGGCGCATAATCCGGCGCAGGACGTAGCCACGCCCCTCGTTTGCCGGCAATACCCCGTCGGCAATCAGGAAAGTCGTTGCCCGGCTGTGATCGGCCAGCACCCGCAGAGAAACATCATGATCTGTATTCTCACCGTAGGCTTTTCCGGAAATCTTTTCCGCTGCCGTAATGATGGTACGCAACAGATCAGTATCGTAATTACTTTTAACTCCCTGGGCCACTGCCGCCA
Coding sequences within it:
- a CDS encoding DNA translocase FtsK produces the protein MMKRLRLDRQEWKCEIISILILGIAVFLLICLLSYSPNDPSWNTATTTGKQISNFGGRLGAIVADLLITPFGLASMVIPLYLFGLFLAMMTAKKSPPWSSYPGAILLLLSTSIWASLIRPSLVYHQQELQTGGFFGHLMSKFFLFYLSMVGTCLIMLIIFSLAIIVTTHISPLKLMAVIAEGFLQAGLALSSSSLALAKWAGNLFGSRQTPDRQKKNHAKKPRIKVEKQSKTKGIKDEILQQEVLPFFHESGKVSLPRVSILNDPPADKKISHDKKSLFMNSQILEKKLLDYGVEGEVTEVIPGPVVTMFEFKPAAGTKLSKIASLADDLALALSALSVRIIAPIPGKSVVGIEIPNLERENVYFKELITSTAFQDTKSPLPLALGKDIGGSPFVTDLTKMPHLLIAGSTGSGKSVAINSMICSILFKAPPEQVRFILVDPKMLELSVYDNIPNLLLPVVTNPKRAAAALRWAVEEMEHRYTLMSESGTRNINSYNRLARKNARQHDKEDGLQTEILPYIVIVIDELADLMMIAAKEVESSITRLAQMARAAGIHLILATQRPSVDVITGLIKANFPARISFRVSSKIDSRTILDSMGAEHLLGNGDMLFLQPGSGTSNFTRLHGAFLSDKEIRQITDFLKKQGQPLHDDDLLKEQEEELSKSRKERAKSSFDGDREQEGEEEYDELYDQAVAFVTEVKTASASLIQRKFRIGYNRAARIIESMEREGVIGPAEGSKPRKVLVGKL
- the alaS gene encoding alanine--tRNA ligase; the protein is MTGSEIRQKFLDYFQANDHKIVKSSGLIPLNDPSLLFTNAGMNQFKDVFVGLEKRDYCRATTSQKCVRAGGKHNDLENVGRTARHHTFFEMLGNFSFGDYFKEGAINYAWDFLIKEMGLPVDKLWVTVFKDDDEAYDLWHDMIGVPAERIVRMGEKDNFWAMGDAGPCGPCSEILIDQGEEMSCGDRCGIGLCECDRYLEIWNLVFMQYNRETDGTMKPLPKPSIDTGMGLERLAAVAQGVKSNYDTDLLRTIITAAEKISGKAYGENTDHDVSLRVLADHSRATTFLIADGVLPANEGRGYVLRRIMRRAARHGKLLGIDQPFLYHLAETVAKQMRGAYPELMESLPFVTRVIRNEEERFGETLDRGLKMLDDELEQLRQKQETILPGEVIFKLYDTYGFPVDLTEDIVTKEQVTLDMAGFDAQMLVQQEKSRQSWKGSGEEAVGEVYKKMFQEGVKSTFTGYDRFQDSGKILLILKDGEQVSRATGGQKIEIVFDRTPLYGESGGQVGDQGKGVGDDFSLQITSTTKPLDNFIVHHAVVKEGTVSLGDSCALTVEKQERLAIQRHHSVTHLLQAKLQAVLGEHVKQSGSLVTAERLRFDFSHFAALTRDELDRVEALVNQEIMANLPVSTEITSMEEAVDQGAMAIFGEKYGEQVRMVSMGDASRELCGGTHVSRTGDIGFFKIISEGGIAAGVRRIEAYAGMEACRYINDEEKILRDLAALLKGAAVAALPDKVHRLQEQVKEQHKEISSLKEKLRAGPVAGLSGPGGKVEIVNGISLLVSRVDCDDPKEMRQIMDVYKQKNPEGIIVLGAKVAGKALMIAYVAASLQQRYQAGNIIKKLAAVVGGKGGGRPELAQAGGPQADNLDQALAKVRELL